A portion of the Hymenobacter yonginensis genome contains these proteins:
- a CDS encoding RHS repeat domain-containing protein, whose amino-acid sequence MLFAQAVEALGSASANQNDDPKPVGREVARPAKCQVYQYLGVDSTARQLVLTRTYHQNGRVLEEQYSKYRLSHEYMASTGTEQSRYRDTMLVERLETDERGDQIKTRYFHDHLNRLTREERLTSERRQKKNMDKGNGRPGGCILVDSDFRKRRTWEKTSVINYAYDAQGRLVSYYAPKLHYSSQNRYTWVYDSLGRVSQHFSYDRQRLIWVEEIAYFPGGHRRTRTWYNEADGSPSHLKPENKGYWPQYTTTYHYDDNGQVKSKETSSEKGVLVSRTQWYYNAQHQLTKTVYQDGKGEVKLTHLFSYQ is encoded by the coding sequence ATGCTGTTCGCGCAGGCTGTTGAGGCCTTGGGTTCCGCAAGTGCCAACCAGAACGACGACCCGAAGCCCGTGGGCCGCGAGGTGGCCAGGCCTGCAAAATGCCAAGTGTATCAGTACTTGGGAGTGGATAGTACGGCCCGGCAACTGGTTCTTACCCGCACCTATCACCAAAATGGTCGGGTATTGGAGGAACAATACAGCAAGTACCGGCTATCGCATGAATACATGGCGAGCACGGGCACGGAACAGTCCCGTTACCGGGATACGATGCTGGTTGAGCGCCTTGAGACTGATGAACGAGGCGACCAGATCAAGACACGCTATTTCCACGACCATCTTAACCGACTAACGCGGGAGGAGCGTCTTACTTCTGAGCGTCGCCAGAAGAAAAACATGGATAAGGGCAATGGAAGGCCCGGCGGCTGCATTCTGGTCGATTCTGATTTTCGAAAACGTCGCACCTGGGAGAAGACCAGCGTCATCAACTACGCCTATGATGCGCAGGGCAGGCTGGTAAGCTATTATGCCCCCAAGTTGCACTACTCGTCCCAAAACCGCTACACCTGGGTCTACGATAGCCTGGGGCGCGTCAGTCAGCATTTCTCCTATGACCGGCAGCGCTTGATTTGGGTAGAGGAAATTGCCTACTTCCCGGGTGGTCATCGCCGCACTCGTACTTGGTACAACGAAGCGGATGGCAGCCCAAGCCATCTTAAGCCCGAGAATAAAGGCTACTGGCCCCAGTACACCACCACGTACCACTACGACGATAACGGCCAGGTTAAATCGAAGGAAACGTCCTCAGAAAAAGGCGTTCTGGTCAGCCGCACCCAGTGGTATTACAATGCCCAGCATCAGCTTACAAAAACCGTCTACCAGGATGGAAAAGGTGAGGTTAAACTAACGCACTTGTTCAGCTATCAATAG
- a CDS encoding DUF6896 domain-containing protein yields MLLQGALSYVSPPPVRLQPLPRLEEDFGCCCWRVGASVLATLTVNSLPDGPLVLGETKAAKLKIADEVRKRLQVGDLLLLGTAQQEAIGQFVIQSLEPDPILARALRPRPGLPVAREPLTASEQQLFTYVEEWVKQADRLCRFLREEFQLDFTRVSRAERTARMGMSGKTKGISFGFHGIGCHFKTKVLELDVDFDSQGDCRGVDLWRIEMFIKWNYPKADLSYTHIKQGISALLQKRWLYQVDRPNDQHFFYVTPTS; encoded by the coding sequence ATGCTGCTACAAGGTGCCCTTTCTTATGTGTCGCCTCCTCCTGTCCGACTGCAACCTTTGCCTCGGTTAGAGGAGGACTTTGGTTGCTGCTGTTGGCGAGTAGGAGCCTCGGTTCTGGCGACGCTAACGGTAAATAGCTTACCTGATGGCCCGCTAGTCTTGGGGGAAACGAAAGCAGCCAAACTAAAAATAGCCGATGAAGTGAGGAAAAGGCTTCAGGTGGGAGACTTACTGCTACTTGGGACCGCGCAGCAAGAAGCGATTGGGCAGTTTGTTATTCAATCCCTGGAGCCAGATCCAATCCTAGCTCGTGCTTTGCGTCCACGGCCAGGGCTACCGGTTGCGCGTGAGCCCTTAACGGCGTCGGAGCAGCAGCTCTTCACCTATGTAGAAGAGTGGGTAAAACAAGCGGACCGGCTCTGCCGCTTCTTACGGGAGGAGTTTCAGCTCGATTTTACCCGCGTCTCGCGTGCGGAGCGTACGGCCCGCATGGGCATGAGTGGTAAGACAAAGGGGATTAGCTTTGGTTTTCACGGCATTGGCTGCCACTTCAAAACCAAAGTTCTTGAACTAGATGTCGATTTTGACTCGCAGGGTGACTGTAGAGGCGTTGATTTATGGCGCATCGAAATGTTCATCAAGTGGAACTACCCCAAAGCGGACCTCTCCTACACGCACATTAAACAAGGCATTTCTGCACTGCTGCAGAAGAGGTGGTTGTATCAAGTTGATAGGCCCAATGATCAGCACTTCTTCTATGTAACGCCAACATCATAA
- a CDS encoding barstar family protein, producing MKIFLSGAEMTSEPVLHAHLKQKLSFPDYYGENLDALWDCIRCVDVPLTVVWQDFAQSQEHLGQYAERVLQTFRDAEQDVPGFILEVE from the coding sequence ATGAAAATTTTTCTATCAGGGGCCGAGATGACGAGCGAGCCGGTATTACACGCCCACCTCAAACAGAAGCTCTCGTTCCCCGATTATTACGGGGAAAATCTGGATGCACTGTGGGACTGTATCAGGTGTGTTGATGTTCCGTTAACCGTGGTGTGGCAGGACTTTGCCCAAAGCCAAGAACACCTGGGTCAGTACGCGGAACGAGTGCTCCAAACGTTTCGGGACGCCGAGCAAGACGTACCCGGTTTTATTCTCGAAGTCGAGTAG